A genomic segment from Nocardiopsis sp. Huas11 encodes:
- a CDS encoding ABC transporter permease → MGSVHAEFLKLRRSLSWGVVVLLPVIVVLAGAMAALAPGAALTDGWHTLWIRSIGFHGMALLPVGIALLASLVWRVEHAGGNWNALMSRPVPTTRLVIAKAAAVAVLAAVTQAVLVAVVIALGTFVFGLPGTLPARYWVSSAVVIVACVPVAALQSGLSALLRSFAAPVALAFVLTGLSTLLLMTGAEAASVLPYALATRATQLGTVLGSGEATSFAAATLSVEGVLFLVLTSVAMTVVIVGVTAAVLDRRDTRT, encoded by the coding sequence ATGGGATCCGTCCACGCCGAGTTCCTCAAACTCCGGCGCTCCCTGAGCTGGGGCGTCGTCGTGCTCCTGCCGGTGATCGTGGTGCTGGCGGGCGCGATGGCCGCGTTGGCGCCCGGAGCCGCCCTCACCGACGGCTGGCACACGCTGTGGATCAGGTCGATCGGCTTCCACGGCATGGCGCTCCTGCCGGTCGGCATCGCGCTCCTGGCCTCGCTCGTCTGGCGGGTCGAGCACGCCGGCGGCAATTGGAACGCGCTCATGAGCCGGCCCGTGCCCACGACGCGGCTGGTGATCGCCAAGGCCGCGGCGGTCGCCGTCCTGGCCGCGGTCACGCAGGCGGTCCTGGTCGCCGTCGTGATCGCGCTGGGCACGTTCGTCTTCGGGCTCCCGGGCACGCTTCCGGCGCGGTACTGGGTCAGCAGCGCGGTCGTCATCGTCGCCTGCGTGCCGGTGGCCGCTCTGCAGTCCGGCCTGTCGGCCCTGCTGCGCTCGTTCGCCGCCCCGGTCGCCCTCGCGTTCGTCCTCACGGGGCTCTCGACCCTGCTGCTCATGACCGGGGCCGAAGCCGCGTCCGTGCTGCCCTACGCCCTCGCCACCCGGGCCACCCAGCTCGGGACCGTCCTCGGCTCCGGTGAGGCGACGAGCTTCGCCGCCGCCACACTGAGCGTCGAGGGCGTCCTGTTCCTCGTCTTGACGTCGGTGGCGATGACCGTCGTCATCGTGGGCGTCACGGCCGCGGTGCTCGACCGCCGCGACACCCGGACCTGA
- a CDS encoding ABC transporter ATP-binding protein translates to MSLIVSTEKLTKRYGGRSVVADLDLRVPEGCVYGFLGPNGSGKSTTMKMLLSLIRPSEGEVRIMGRPMNRRTRRELLGGIGSLIESPPGYAHLTGRENMRVVQRLLALDDRQVDLAVRTVRLQDQMDKKVREYSLGMRQRLGIAMALARRPRLLILDEPTNGLDPAGIEEIRGLLRRLTDGGVTVMVSSHLLGEIDRTATVLGILAHGRLIFQGTRHELLAASTPDVLIDCTDPRGAHEVLGREYGGGLDGGTLRLPGLGDAATAGAVAALVGQGIGVHGVRREEQSLEDVFMDLTEGGGL, encoded by the coding sequence ATGTCCCTGATCGTCTCCACAGAGAAGCTGACCAAGAGGTACGGCGGGCGCTCCGTCGTGGCCGACCTGGACCTGCGCGTCCCCGAGGGCTGCGTGTACGGGTTCCTCGGACCCAACGGATCCGGCAAGTCCACGACGATGAAGATGCTGCTCTCCCTCATCCGGCCCAGTGAGGGCGAGGTGCGGATCATGGGCCGGCCCATGAACCGGCGCACCCGGCGCGAGCTCCTGGGCGGCATCGGGTCGCTCATCGAGTCCCCGCCCGGGTACGCGCACCTGACCGGGCGGGAGAACATGCGCGTGGTCCAGCGCCTGCTCGCCCTGGACGACCGGCAGGTCGACCTCGCCGTGCGGACCGTGCGCCTGCAGGACCAGATGGACAAGAAGGTGCGCGAGTACTCCCTGGGAATGCGCCAGCGCCTGGGGATCGCCATGGCGCTGGCCCGCCGACCCCGGCTGTTGATCCTGGACGAGCCGACCAACGGCCTCGACCCCGCCGGCATCGAGGAGATCCGCGGCCTGTTGCGCCGGCTCACCGACGGCGGGGTCACGGTCATGGTCTCCAGCCACCTGCTCGGCGAGATCGACCGCACCGCCACCGTGCTGGGCATCCTCGCCCACGGCCGCCTGATCTTCCAGGGCACGCGCCACGAACTCCTGGCCGCCTCCACCCCCGACGTCCTCATCGACTGCACCGATCCGCGCGGGGCGCACGAGGTGCTCGGCCGCGAGTACGGCGGCGGCCTGGACGGCGGGACGCTGCGCCTGCCCGGCCTGGGTGACGCGGCCACCGCAGGCGCCGTCGCCGCCCTGGTCGGCCAGGGCATCGGGGTGCACGGCGTGCGGCGTGAGGAGCAGTCGCTGGAGGATGTGTTCATGGACCTCACCGAGGGAGGCGGCCTGTGA
- the treY gene encoding malto-oligosyltrehalose synthase: MTRGRDGHGSSVKSTDDTSADTAPTSTYRLQLGPGFTLSDATDRLDYLHRLGAGAVYLSPMLTAAPGSTHGYDVVDPAGVAPVLGGDTARAALADKAHGLGLGVVADIVPNHMSVAQPAANPWWWDVLEHGRASVFARCFDIDFDRGPILVPVLADDGDGGRSALDDLTVTDGCLVYHDKRYPLAPGTHVPGAPVQQMHERQHYRLVSWRRGDAELTYRRFFDVNELAAVRVEDPGVFDATHAEILRWAELGHLDGLRVDHVDGLTDPGGYLRRLAERFDGWIVVEKILAPDEDLPPSWPVAGTTGYDALREICGAFTDPGGESALTGLAREQGVETDTGAADHRARHQAAHELLRAEVRRIAALLPAQPPATTPRPSAMAARQREDAVAELLCAFDVYRSYLPERDDAWTRAVRRAIDRRPDLAFDLEVIDRRVRADPRGEAARRIQQTSGMVVAMGTENTAFYRATRFVALNEVGGDPGRFAVDPDELHAAAARRAAARPHTMTTLSTHDTKRSEDVRARLAAVSEVAEDFADAVRRWTSRRPLPEPALNLLGWQTLVGAWPIGTDRLAEYLLKAAREARLGTSWTEPDTGFEEAVRAWPDQVLGDADLRAEVAAMAGSVVAPGWSNSLGYKAVQLLGPGVPDLYQGTELWDLSLVDPDNRRPVDWAARAALLERIEAGWRPPVDATGAAKLHLVRTCLHVRRDLDPAGHLPLTATGTAARHALAFARTSRGGARPDLAVVATRLPITLAETGGWGDTSLALPSGPGVWTDRLTGRALAPATADGLTLAGLADLLDHYPVAVLVRE; this comes from the coding sequence ATGACACGCGGGCGGGACGGGCACGGATCATCCGTGAAGAGCACCGACGACACGTCCGCGGACACCGCTCCGACGTCAACCTACCGTCTCCAACTGGGCCCCGGGTTCACCCTGTCCGACGCCACCGACCGGCTCGACTACCTGCACCGCCTCGGTGCGGGCGCCGTCTACCTGTCCCCGATGCTCACCGCGGCCCCCGGGTCCACGCACGGCTACGACGTGGTCGATCCCGCCGGGGTCGCGCCCGTCCTGGGCGGCGACACCGCCCGCGCCGCCCTGGCCGACAAGGCGCACGGCCTCGGCCTGGGCGTGGTCGCCGACATCGTGCCCAACCACATGTCCGTGGCCCAGCCCGCCGCCAACCCCTGGTGGTGGGACGTCCTCGAGCACGGCCGGGCGTCGGTCTTCGCGCGCTGCTTCGACATCGACTTCGACCGGGGGCCGATCCTGGTGCCCGTCCTGGCCGACGACGGCGACGGCGGCCGGTCCGCCCTGGACGACCTCACCGTCACCGACGGCTGCCTCGTCTACCACGACAAGCGCTACCCGCTGGCCCCCGGCACCCACGTGCCCGGCGCGCCCGTCCAGCAGATGCACGAGCGCCAGCACTACCGCCTGGTGTCGTGGCGCCGCGGGGACGCCGAGCTCACCTACCGCCGCTTCTTCGACGTCAACGAGCTGGCCGCCGTCCGCGTGGAGGACCCCGGTGTGTTCGACGCCACCCACGCCGAGATCCTGCGCTGGGCCGAGCTCGGCCACCTCGACGGACTGCGCGTGGACCACGTGGACGGACTCACCGACCCCGGCGGCTACCTGCGCCGCCTCGCCGAGCGCTTCGACGGGTGGATCGTGGTGGAGAAGATCCTCGCCCCCGACGAGGACCTGCCCCCGTCCTGGCCCGTGGCGGGCACCACCGGCTACGACGCCCTGCGCGAGATCTGCGGGGCGTTCACCGACCCCGGCGGCGAGAGCGCCCTGACCGGGCTGGCCCGTGAGCAGGGCGTGGAGACCGACACCGGGGCCGCCGACCACCGCGCCCGCCACCAGGCCGCCCACGAACTGCTGCGGGCCGAGGTCCGCCGCATCGCCGCCCTGCTGCCCGCCCAACCGCCCGCCACCACCCCCCGGCCCTCGGCCATGGCGGCCCGCCAGCGCGAGGACGCCGTCGCCGAGCTGCTCTGCGCCTTCGACGTCTACCGTTCCTACCTGCCCGAGCGCGACGACGCCTGGACGCGCGCCGTGCGCCGCGCCATCGACCGCCGTCCCGACCTCGCCTTCGACCTGGAGGTCATCGACCGCCGTGTGCGCGCCGACCCCCGGGGCGAGGCCGCGCGGCGCATCCAGCAGACCAGCGGCATGGTCGTGGCCATGGGCACGGAGAACACCGCCTTCTACCGCGCCACCCGCTTCGTGGCCCTCAACGAGGTCGGCGGCGACCCCGGGCGCTTCGCCGTGGACCCCGACGAGCTGCACGCCGCCGCGGCCCGGCGCGCCGCCGCCCGTCCGCACACCATGACCACCCTGTCCACTCACGACACCAAGCGCTCGGAGGACGTGCGGGCCCGCCTGGCCGCCGTCTCCGAGGTGGCCGAGGACTTCGCCGACGCCGTCCGCCGCTGGACCTCGCGCCGCCCCCTGCCCGAACCCGCCCTGAACCTGCTCGGCTGGCAGACCCTCGTCGGCGCCTGGCCCATCGGCACGGACCGGCTCGCCGAGTACCTGCTCAAGGCGGCTCGCGAGGCGCGCCTGGGCACCTCCTGGACCGAGCCCGACACCGGCTTCGAGGAGGCCGTGCGGGCCTGGCCCGACCAGGTGCTGGGCGACGCCGACCTGCGCGCCGAGGTCGCCGCGATGGCCGGGTCGGTGGTGGCGCCGGGGTGGAGCAACTCGCTGGGCTACAAGGCCGTCCAGCTCCTGGGCCCCGGCGTTCCCGACCTCTACCAGGGGACCGAGCTGTGGGACCTGTCCCTGGTGGACCCCGACAACCGCCGACCCGTGGACTGGGCGGCCCGTGCCGCCCTGCTCGAACGGATCGAGGCGGGATGGCGCCCGCCCGTGGACGCCACCGGCGCCGCCAAGCTGCACCTCGTCCGCACCTGCCTGCACGTGCGCCGCGACCTCGACCCCGCCGGCCACCTGCCGCTCACCGCCACCGGGACGGCCGCCCGCCACGCCCTGGCCTTCGCCCGCACCTCGCGCGGCGGCGCCCGCCCCGACCTGGCGGTGGTCGCCACACGGCTGCCGATCACGCTGGCCGAGACCGGCGGCTGGGGGGACACCTCGCTCGCCCTGCCCTCGGGGCCGGGCGTATGGACCGACCGGCTCACCGGCCGCGCCCTGGCACCCGCCACCGCCGACGGGCTCACCCTGGCCGGGCTCGCCGACCTGCTCGACCACTACCCCGTGGCCGTCCTGGTGCGGGAGTGA
- the treZ gene encoding malto-oligosyltrehalose trehalohydrolase, with protein sequence MSELETVSTTTTPGRGVDGDFAVWAPHATRVTLRADGADHRMRRGDDGWWRATVDTAGPGTDYAYLLDEDPRPLPDPRSLWQPGGVHAASRVYDHAAHAWTDSAWNGRALPGGVVYELHVGTFTPQGTLAAAVERLDHLADLGVTHVELLPLNAFDGTHGWGYDGVLWSAVHEPYGGPDALKHFVDAAHARGLAVLLDVVYNHLGPSGAYLPRFGPYFSGENAWGPSLNLDGPDSDPVRRHVLDGALGWLRHFHLDGLRLDAVHALHDDRATPLLAALSDEVEALSAALGRPLTLIAESDRNDPRTVAPREAGGLGMHAQWSDDLHHALHVALTGETHGYYADFDDPEALPTTLTRAFWHAGTYSSFRRRTHGAPVDTVRVPGHRFLGYLSNHDQIGNRARGDRMGEHLSPTLLACGAALVLCSPYTPLLFMGEEWGATTPWPFFASFTDADLVEGVRRGRRREFAALGWAEEDIPDPMDPATRDSAVLDWDQRDQGHHALLLETYRSLIALRRDEPELADPRLDRFEVVVSGDGRRLVLVRGGLRVVCNLDPVGAEIELDAPPRELLFANGRPRVHGTQVDLPGECFAVLRL encoded by the coding sequence GTGAGCGAACTGGAGACCGTTTCCACCACCACGACGCCCGGACGCGGGGTGGACGGCGACTTCGCCGTCTGGGCGCCCCACGCCACCCGCGTCACCCTGCGTGCCGACGGCGCCGACCACCGCATGCGGCGCGGCGACGACGGCTGGTGGCGCGCCACCGTCGACACCGCCGGCCCCGGCACCGACTACGCCTACCTCCTGGACGAGGACCCCCGGCCGCTGCCCGACCCGCGCTCGCTGTGGCAGCCCGGCGGCGTCCACGCCGCCAGCCGCGTCTACGACCACGCCGCCCACGCCTGGACCGACTCCGCTTGGAACGGCCGCGCCCTGCCCGGCGGCGTGGTCTACGAGCTGCACGTGGGCACCTTCACCCCCCAGGGCACCCTGGCCGCCGCCGTCGAACGCCTGGACCACCTGGCCGACCTCGGCGTCACCCACGTCGAACTCCTGCCGCTCAACGCCTTCGACGGCACCCACGGCTGGGGCTACGACGGCGTCCTGTGGTCGGCCGTGCACGAGCCCTACGGCGGCCCCGACGCGCTCAAGCACTTCGTCGACGCCGCCCACGCCCGCGGCCTGGCCGTCCTGCTCGACGTCGTCTACAACCACCTGGGACCCTCGGGTGCCTACCTGCCCCGCTTCGGGCCCTACTTCTCCGGGGAGAACGCCTGGGGCCCCTCGCTCAACCTCGACGGACCCGACTCCGACCCCGTGCGCCGCCACGTCCTGGACGGCGCGCTCGGCTGGCTGCGCCACTTCCACCTGGACGGACTGCGCCTGGACGCCGTCCACGCCCTGCACGACGACCGCGCCACACCGCTGCTCGCCGCGCTCTCCGACGAGGTCGAGGCGCTGTCCGCGGCCCTGGGCCGGCCGCTGACGCTGATCGCCGAGTCCGACCGCAACGACCCCCGCACCGTCGCGCCCCGCGAGGCGGGCGGCCTGGGGATGCACGCCCAGTGGTCCGACGACCTCCACCACGCCCTGCACGTGGCCCTGACCGGCGAGACCCACGGCTACTACGCCGACTTCGACGACCCCGAGGCGCTGCCGACCACCCTGACCCGCGCGTTCTGGCACGCGGGCACCTACTCCTCCTTCCGCCGCCGCACCCACGGAGCGCCCGTGGACACCGTGCGCGTACCGGGCCACCGCTTCCTCGGCTACCTGAGCAACCACGACCAGATCGGCAACCGCGCGCGCGGCGACCGCATGGGCGAACACCTCTCGCCCACGCTGCTGGCGTGCGGCGCCGCCCTCGTCCTGTGCTCGCCCTACACGCCCCTGCTGTTCATGGGCGAGGAGTGGGGCGCCACCACGCCCTGGCCCTTCTTCGCCTCCTTCACCGACGCCGACCTGGTGGAGGGCGTACGGCGGGGCCGCCGGCGCGAGTTCGCCGCCCTGGGCTGGGCCGAGGAGGACATCCCCGACCCCATGGACCCCGCCACCCGCGACTCCGCCGTCCTGGACTGGGACCAGCGCGACCAGGGGCACCACGCCCTGCTCCTGGAGACCTACCGCTCCCTCATCGCCCTGCGCCGCGACGAACCCGAACTGGCCGACCCGCGCCTGGACCGGTTCGAGGTCGTGGTGAGCGGGGACGGCCGCCGGCTCGTCCTGGTCCGCGGCGGCCTGCGGGTCGTGTGCAACCTGGACCCGGTCGGCGCCGAGATCGAACTCGACGCCCCGCCCCGCGAACTCCTGTTCGCCAACGGCCGCCCGCGCGTGCACGGCACCCAGGTCGACCTGCCGGGGGAGTGCTTCGCCGTGCTGCGGCTGTGA
- a CDS encoding putative RNA methyltransferase translates to MARENTTHHTGPRLRMPDRVAAALACPVCGDGLDRGPRGLACGRGHAFDIAREGYAALLTGATPPGTGDSKEMVADRVRFQDAGHYDPIGRALAEALAATGPAPLVADVGGGTGHYLTQVLDARPDTVGLTLDVSKFAVRRAARAHERGGAVTADTWRPLPLRTGSVDALLNVFAPRNAAEFRRVLRPGGALIVVTPDTDHLAELRAPLGLLEVDPRKDERLAESLHGDFAPAGVRPLRFTMALTHDDAATVVGMGPSARHVTPADLRERIAALPAPVAVTASVRLHTYRPC, encoded by the coding sequence ATGGCGCGAGAGAACACCACACACCACACCGGCCCCCGCCTGCGCATGCCCGACCGGGTCGCGGCGGCGCTGGCCTGTCCCGTCTGCGGCGACGGGCTCGACCGCGGGCCGCGCGGGCTCGCCTGCGGCCGGGGGCACGCCTTCGACATCGCCAGGGAGGGCTACGCCGCCCTGCTCACCGGGGCCACGCCACCGGGCACCGGCGACAGCAAGGAGATGGTCGCCGACCGCGTGCGCTTCCAGGACGCCGGCCACTACGACCCGATCGGCCGTGCCCTGGCCGAGGCCCTCGCGGCGACCGGCCCGGCGCCCCTGGTCGCCGACGTCGGCGGGGGCACCGGCCACTACCTCACCCAGGTGCTCGACGCCCGGCCCGACACCGTCGGGCTGACCCTGGACGTGTCCAAGTTCGCCGTGCGCAGGGCCGCCCGCGCCCACGAGCGCGGCGGAGCCGTCACCGCCGACACCTGGCGGCCGCTGCCGCTGCGCACCGGATCGGTCGACGCCCTGCTCAACGTGTTCGCCCCGCGCAACGCCGCCGAGTTCCGCCGCGTCCTGCGCCCGGGCGGGGCGCTGATCGTGGTCACCCCCGACACCGACCACCTCGCCGAGCTCCGCGCGCCCCTGGGCCTGCTGGAGGTGGACCCGCGCAAGGACGAGCGCCTCGCCGAGTCCCTGCACGGCGACTTCGCCCCGGCCGGGGTCCGGCCGCTGCGCTTCACCATGGCGCTCACCCACGACGACGCCGCCACCGTCGTGGGCATGGGCCCCAGCGCCCGCCACGTCACCCCCGCGGACCTGCGCGAGCGGATCGCCGCGCTGCCCGCCCCCGTGGCGGTGACCGCGTCGGTGCGGCTGCACACCTACCGGCCGTGCTGA
- a CDS encoding sensor histidine kinase codes for MLRPRTDESSAGTDAGATDPVGRWLRGHARIVDAVVVTAVFGYNLLVIGPFPPPEGRPDFFALLAVSLLLCAPYPFRRRYPFTAFGLMLGAACAQIPVAAGSVNGILAADVMLVFAVHHIATRFRWTVGVPAAALVAVWLCLAAVPMLRAGYMSLDTVVLLVMVIVWAWTWGTLVRVRRAHVAGLRERALHLERERDTQATIAAARERARIAREIHDVVAHSLGVMVVVADGASRTVHTAPERAREAMVRVRDTGRTAMTETRRMLDVLRDDEPGEPELAPQPGIARLEHLVEDARAAGLPVTLSVEGEPVAPAPGPDLAVYRVVQEALSNVRRHAGPSLTRAEVALAYRGHEIEVRVTDDGRGSAGAGPAGGGHGLVGMRERIAACGGTLHTGGRPGGGFEVLAVVPTGGGR; via the coding sequence GTGCTGAGGCCCCGGACCGACGAGTCGAGTGCCGGCACCGATGCCGGCGCGACGGACCCCGTCGGCCGATGGCTGCGCGGGCACGCACGCATCGTCGACGCCGTCGTGGTCACCGCGGTGTTCGGCTACAACCTGCTCGTCATCGGCCCCTTCCCGCCACCGGAGGGCCGGCCGGACTTCTTCGCCCTGCTCGCCGTCTCCTTGCTGCTCTGCGCGCCCTACCCGTTCCGGCGCCGGTACCCGTTCACGGCGTTCGGCCTCATGCTCGGGGCGGCGTGCGCCCAGATTCCGGTCGCGGCCGGCTCCGTCAACGGCATCCTGGCCGCCGACGTCATGCTCGTGTTCGCGGTCCACCACATCGCGACCCGGTTCCGGTGGACCGTCGGCGTCCCGGCCGCCGCCCTGGTGGCGGTGTGGCTCTGCCTGGCGGCCGTGCCGATGCTGCGCGCCGGGTACATGTCGCTCGACACGGTGGTCCTGCTCGTCATGGTCATCGTGTGGGCCTGGACCTGGGGCACTCTGGTCCGGGTCCGCCGCGCCCACGTCGCCGGTCTGCGGGAGCGGGCCCTGCACCTGGAGCGGGAGCGGGACACGCAGGCCACCATCGCCGCGGCGCGGGAGCGCGCCCGCATCGCCCGGGAGATCCACGACGTCGTCGCCCACAGCCTGGGCGTGATGGTGGTCGTCGCGGACGGGGCGTCGAGGACGGTCCACACCGCACCCGAACGCGCGCGGGAGGCGATGGTGAGGGTGCGCGACACCGGGCGCACGGCGATGACGGAGACGCGGCGGATGCTCGACGTCCTGCGCGACGACGAGCCAGGAGAACCCGAACTCGCCCCGCAGCCGGGGATCGCCCGGTTGGAGCACCTGGTCGAGGACGCCCGCGCCGCAGGGCTCCCGGTGACACTGTCGGTGGAGGGTGAACCGGTGGCGCCGGCGCCGGGCCCGGACCTGGCGGTGTACCGCGTGGTGCAGGAGGCGCTGAGCAACGTCCGCAGGCACGCCGGTCCGTCGCTGACCCGCGCCGAGGTCGCCCTGGCCTACCGGGGCCACGAGATCGAGGTGCGCGTCACCGACGACGGACGCGGGAGCGCCGGCGCCGGCCCGGCCGGGGGAGGGCACGGGCTCGTGGGGATGCGGGAGCGGATCGCCGCGTGCGGGGGTACCTTGCACACGGGAGGGCGTCCCGGGGGCGGGTTCGAAGTGCTCGCCGTGGTTCCGACCGGAGGTGGACGGTGA
- the pstS gene encoding phosphate ABC transporter substrate-binding protein PstS → MKGTDPVVPSKKRSRTQTRAQRPLGAHRGAASAALAGLLLAATACGSDDALPGSQSLPAPADLECFSGSLSGSGSSAQENAMTTWIAGYQSACDDARVYYDSIGSGGGRSQFIDAAVDFAGTDAAFTPEENTDALERCGGSNTLNLPAYVVAIAVVFNLEGVDSLDLRPDTIAKIFNQEITHWDDPEIAETNPDVDLPDLPITPVNRADDSGTTENFTRYLQEAAPDAWPHEADGMWPITPRESAQGNSGIADTVGRAQGAIGYVEMSHVHDMSTVAVGVGDEFVEISPEAAAQVVADSPRREENASEHDLALALDYGTTEPGSYPLVLVSYEAVCEEYEDPRTTERVQAFLRYVVSPEGQELVSEETGSTPVNEALREQLLESIDSLGSQD, encoded by the coding sequence ATGAAGGGGACAGATCCAGTCGTGCCGTCCAAGAAGCGTTCGCGCACCCAGACCCGAGCCCAGCGTCCGCTCGGCGCCCACCGGGGTGCGGCCTCGGCCGCGCTGGCCGGCCTGCTGCTGGCGGCCACCGCCTGCGGCAGCGACGACGCCCTGCCGGGGTCGCAGTCCCTGCCGGCGCCCGCGGACCTGGAGTGCTTCTCCGGCAGTCTCTCGGGCTCGGGGTCCAGCGCCCAGGAGAACGCGATGACCACCTGGATCGCGGGCTACCAGTCGGCGTGCGACGACGCGCGCGTGTACTACGACTCGATCGGTTCGGGCGGCGGACGCAGCCAGTTCATCGACGCCGCGGTCGACTTCGCCGGCACCGACGCCGCGTTCACGCCCGAGGAGAACACCGACGCGCTGGAGCGCTGCGGGGGCTCGAACACCCTCAACCTGCCCGCGTACGTGGTGGCCATCGCCGTGGTGTTCAACCTGGAGGGTGTGGACTCGCTGGACCTGCGGCCGGACACGATCGCGAAGATCTTCAACCAGGAGATCACGCACTGGGACGATCCGGAGATCGCCGAGACCAATCCGGACGTGGACCTGCCCGACCTGCCGATCACCCCGGTCAACCGCGCCGACGACTCCGGCACCACGGAGAACTTCACGCGGTACCTGCAGGAGGCCGCTCCGGACGCCTGGCCGCACGAGGCGGACGGCATGTGGCCGATCACGCCGCGCGAGTCCGCGCAGGGCAACAGCGGTATCGCGGACACGGTCGGTCGGGCCCAGGGCGCCATCGGGTACGTGGAGATGTCGCACGTGCACGACATGTCCACGGTCGCGGTGGGCGTGGGGGACGAGTTCGTGGAGATCTCCCCGGAGGCCGCGGCGCAGGTGGTCGCCGACTCCCCCCGCCGGGAGGAGAACGCCAGTGAGCACGACCTGGCGCTGGCACTGGACTACGGCACGACCGAGCCCGGCAGCTACCCGCTGGTGCTGGTGAGCTACGAGGCGGTGTGCGAGGAGTACGAGGACCCGCGGACCACCGAGCGCGTCCAGGCCTTCCTGCGCTACGTGGTCAGCCCCGAGGGCCAGGAGCTGGTCTCGGAGGAGACGGGCTCCACTCCGGTCAACGAGGCGCTGCGCGAGCAGCTGCTGGAGTCCATCGACTCGCTCGGCTCGCAGGACTGA
- a CDS encoding response regulator transcription factor yields MTTRIVLVDDQEMYRWGFRMALESRPEFEVVAEADDGDTAVELLRSVEADVVLMDVRMPRMDGVEATRRIRAGDGPRVLILTTFDLDEYAYEAIRAGASGFLLKDAPFEEVAAAITHVRQGDAVVAPSTTRRLLDRFAALPPAPEEPRARAAARTLARLTDRERQVLRLVARGMANAEIAAELVIAEGTVRVHVSRVLAKLGLRDRVQAVVLAYETGVVEAGRD; encoded by the coding sequence GTGACGACCCGGATCGTGCTGGTCGACGACCAGGAGATGTACCGGTGGGGATTCCGGATGGCGCTGGAGTCCCGGCCGGAGTTCGAGGTGGTCGCCGAGGCGGACGACGGCGACACCGCCGTGGAACTGCTCCGCTCGGTGGAGGCGGACGTGGTGCTGATGGACGTGCGCATGCCGCGGATGGACGGCGTCGAGGCCACCCGCCGCATCCGCGCCGGGGACGGTCCGCGCGTGCTCATCCTCACCACCTTCGACCTGGACGAGTACGCCTACGAGGCGATCCGCGCCGGGGCGAGCGGGTTCCTGCTCAAGGACGCCCCCTTCGAGGAGGTGGCCGCGGCGATCACCCACGTGCGGCAGGGCGACGCGGTCGTGGCTCCGAGCACGACCCGCAGGCTCCTGGACCGCTTCGCCGCGCTCCCGCCCGCGCCGGAGGAGCCCCGTGCCCGTGCGGCGGCGCGGACGCTCGCCCGGCTCACCGACCGGGAACGGCAGGTCCTGCGCCTGGTCGCGCGGGGGATGGCGAACGCGGAGATCGCCGCGGAGCTGGTCATCGCCGAGGGGACCGTCCGCGTCCACGTCAGCCGCGTCCTGGCCAAACTCGGCCTGCGCGACCGGGTCCAGGCCGTCGTCCTGGCCTATGAGACCGGCGTGGTCGAGGCCGGCCGGGACTGA
- a CDS encoding ABC transporter permease, whose protein sequence is MRTATVANEFAKMRHLRVGWFLGLLLIGVVAVTVFSWVSMIASADTPAPDDHVWRSVLAGLGLATTLLAPVLLAVLASRQVEIEHRGNGWILSAVSGATPGRLCRAKFLALGSLVVAVAIASCLLLVAFGLAAGAQAPVPVGRWLAYTASVAVVHLAVLAFHLLLSARVENQLVCLGVGVLGVLLGTFGAALPVWARHLTPWGYYALITPADYVGAELVYLDPHHTSVIALAVVGGGLFLVTTARFDRQEA, encoded by the coding sequence GTGAGGACGGCGACCGTGGCCAACGAGTTCGCCAAGATGCGCCACCTGCGCGTGGGGTGGTTCCTGGGACTACTGCTCATCGGCGTGGTCGCGGTGACGGTGTTCTCGTGGGTGTCGATGATCGCCTCCGCCGACACGCCGGCTCCGGACGACCACGTGTGGCGGTCCGTCCTGGCCGGCCTCGGACTCGCGACGACCCTCCTCGCGCCGGTCCTGCTCGCGGTCCTGGCCAGCCGCCAGGTCGAGATCGAGCACCGCGGCAACGGGTGGATCCTCTCGGCCGTCTCCGGAGCCACCCCGGGCCGGCTCTGCCGGGCGAAGTTCCTCGCCCTGGGCTCCCTGGTCGTGGCCGTCGCCATCGCCTCTTGCCTGCTCCTGGTCGCCTTCGGCCTGGCGGCCGGAGCGCAGGCCCCGGTCCCGGTCGGGCGGTGGCTGGCCTACACCGCCTCGGTGGCCGTCGTCCACCTGGCCGTGCTGGCCTTCCACCTCCTGCTCTCCGCCAGGGTCGAGAACCAGCTCGTCTGCCTCGGCGTCGGCGTGCTCGGCGTCCTCCTCGGGACGTTCGGCGCCGCGCTCCCCGTATGGGCCCGCCACCTGACGCCGTGGGGCTACTACGCGCTCATCACACCCGCGGACTACGTCGGCGCCGAACTGGTCTACCTCGACCCGCACCACACCAGCGTGATCGCCCTCGCCGTCGTCGGCGGCGGGCTGTTCCTGGTCACCACCGCCCGCTTCGACCGGCAGGAGGCCTGA